The genomic segment GGTGCCGCAGACCCCGGAGTTCATGCGGGGGGTGATCAACCTGAGGGGGGGCGTGGTGCCGGTGGTGGACCTGAGGCTGAAGTTCGGGATGCCCCGGACGGAGAGCACGGTAAACACCTGCATCATCATCGTGGAGGTGGCCCTGGAGGGCGAACGGCTCATGCTGGGCGCCCTGGCGGATTCGGTCCAGGAGGTCATGGACCTGGAGGAGGCCCAGATCGAGCCGCCGCCCAGAATCGGCACGAGCGTGCGCACCGACTTCATCAGGGGCATCGGCAAGAGGGGCGAGGATTTCGTGATGATCCTGGATATCGACAGGGTCTTTTCGGCCGAAGATATTCCGGACTACGCAGCAGGGACGCAGAGCCAGAGCGAGGAGACGACTTCCTCGCTGCCCGGCGAATGAAAACCCCAAAAAGATAAAGGAGGCACTTCGTCATGGCGACACGGACAGCACTGAAGGACAGGGAGAAGCGGGGGTCGGCCCCGCGCAACGGCAATGGCGCCAAGAAACACACCGGCTCGCGCAAGGGCGGGGCGGAAGCCGTGCTGGCCTCCATAGCGGAGGCCATGGTGGTGGTGGACAAGGACCTGGTCATCACCTACGTCAATGACGCCGCCTTGAAGGCCATGGGTTACGGCAGGGACGAGGTCGTGGGCAAGATGACCTGTGCCCAGTTTCAAAAGACCCTCATCTGCGGCACGGAGAACACATCCTTTCCTCGATAGCCGCGCCCATGTTCGTCGTGGACAGGGACCTCATGATAACGTCCATCAACGACGCGGCCTTGAAGGCCATGGGCTACAAAAGGGACGAGGTCGTGGGCAGAATGACCTGTGCGGACCTGTCGAAGACCCCGCTGTGCGGCACGGAGAAGTGCACGCTGAAAAACTGCATGCGCACGGGGCAGGCCATCATCGGCGAGACGGACGCGGAGACTCGCGACGGGCATCGGTTCCCCATCCAGGCCGCGTGCTCGGCTCTCATGGACGAGGAGGGAAGGCCCTACGGCGGGATGGAGGTCATCATCGACGTCTCGGAGGTAAAGCGCCTCCAGAAGGAGGCGGAGGAGCAGAGGGCGTACCTGCAGAGACAGGTGGAGATGCTGGTCCGGCAGGCGGACGCTCTCAGTGAGGGCGACCTTTCCATCAACTTCGTGCCCGAAAGGCAGGACGACATAGCCCGGATAGCCGAAAGCCTCAACAAGGTCGTTGCGGCCCTGAACTCCCTGGCCGATGTCGCTGCCCAGGTTGCCGAGGGCGACCTGAGGGCCGAAGTGAAAACCCTCTCGGAGAAGGACGTCCTGGGCAAGTCGCTTCAGATCATGGTCAAACAGCTGCGCTCCGTCGTGGGCAACGTCAAGGGTGCCGCGCAGAATGTGGCCTCCGGGAGCCAGCAGCTCAGCAGCAGTTCCCAGGGGCTGTCCCAGGGAGCCACGGAGCAGGCGGCGGCCGCGGAGGAAGCATCCTCCTCCATGGAGGAGATGGCCGCCAACATCGGTCAGAATGCGGACAATGCGCAGGAGACCGAGAAAATCGCTCTGAAGGCCGCTGAGGACGCAAAGGACAGCGGGCAGGCCGTCACCGACGCGGTGCATGCCATGAAGCAGATAGCGGAGAAGATATCCATCATCGAGGAGATAGCCCGCCAGACGAACCTGCTTGCGCTGAACGCGGCCATAGAAGCGGCCCGGGCGGGCGAGCACGGCAAGGGCTTCGCGGTTGTGGCTGCCGAGGTGCGGAAGCTCGCCGAGCGCAGCCAGCAGGCGGCGGCTGAAATCAGCCAGCTCTCCGGCTCCAGCGTCAGCGTGGCCGAGCGGGCCGGGCAGATGCTGGAGAAGCTCGTAGAACGCCGGTGCCGGGCAGATAAACAAGGCCATCCAGCAGCTGGACCAGGTGACCCAGCAGAACGCCAGTGCCGCCGAGGAAATCGCCTCCACGTCGGAGGAGCTGGCCGGGCAGGCCGAAAGCCTCCAGGACGCCATTTCCTACTTCAAGGTGGATATGGACGACCGCGTTTCCCCGCGCGCTCGAGGGGGCGGTAACGGAGAGAAACGGGCGGAGGAAGGCCCGAGACGCCCTTACAGGGGGGAAGTCAGCAGACAAAAGGAGGAACAGCCGGCGGCTGCAGCTCAATCTTCGGGGGTGACGCTCGACCTTAATCGGGACGACCTGGACGAGGAGTTCGAGAAATTCTGATGCTCTCATCGGCTCTTGACGACCAGGGTGAGAAGCGCTCCGGCGCTTCTCACCCCCGACCCTCTCACGGGGAGGTACGGGGTGAACAGCCCTTTCTCCTGCACGTGAGGCTCAGGGACAGGGAATTCAGGCTCCTCTCGTCCTTCATCACGCAGGAGACGGGAATCAAGATGCCCCCGGCCAAGCGCACCATGCTCGAGGCCCGCCTTCAAAAGCGGCTGAAGGTGCACAGGATGCGCTCCTTCGGGGAATATGTGGACTATGTCTTCAGCCCCGAGGGAACGAGGGATGAGCTCGTTCACATGCTCGATACGGTGACCACGAACAAGACGGATTTCTTCCGGGAGCCTGCCCATTACCGTTATCTCACCGAGAGGGCACTGCCCCGCCTCATTCGGGAGAAGGAGCTGAAAAGGTCCCTCAGGGTCTGGAGCGCGGGCTGTTCGAGCGGGGAGGAACCCTATACGCTGGCCATCGTCCTCAACGAGTTCAAAGAGAACAACGGGGGGTTCGATTTCTCGGTCCTGGCTACGGACCTCTCTTCGCGCGTGCTTGAGAAGGCCCGGCGTGCCGTCTATGAAGAAAGGAAACTGGAGTTCGTACCGGAAGAGTTGAAAAGAAAATATTTCCTCAGGAGCAAGGACCGCGACAGGGGCCTCGTCCGTGTGATTGGCGAGCTCAGGGAGAAGGTCCTGGTCAGGCGCCTCAACTTCATGGCCGAGGACTACGAGCTTTCCGAGCAGATGGACGTCATATTTTGCAGGAACGTCATAATCTATTTCGACCGTCCACAGCAGGAGAAGCTCATCAATCGGTTCTGCCGCCACCTGCAACCCGGTGGATACATATTCGTGGGACACTCCGAGACCCTCAACGGCCTTCCCGTGCCCGTGGAGCAGGAAGAGCCCACGGTCTACAGGAAGCGCCCGTGAGGCGTCGGGAGCACGAAGGAGGAGAATGAAGAAGAAAGTCCGCGTTCTCATCATAGACGACTCGGCGGTGGTCAGGGCCGCCCTCTCGGACGTCATATCTTCGGACCCCGGACTGGAGGTCGTGGGCACGGCGCCGGACCCTCTCATAGCAGCCCAGAAGATACAGCGGCAGGCGCCCGACGTCATCACGCTGGACGTGGAGATGCCGCGCATGGACGGCATCACGTTTCTGGGCAGGCTGATGAGCCAGCATCCCATACCCGTGGTCATCTGCTCAAGCCTCACGGGAGAAGGTTCCGAGACCGCGCTCAGGGCGCTGGAGTACGGTGCCGTGGATATCATCACAAAGCCCCGCCTGGGGGCCAAGGAATACTTGGAGGAGTCCAGGATTCGCATCTGCGACGCCGTCAGGGCGGCCTCGGCGGCCAAGCTGCAGAGAGCCCAGCCCAGCGCCCCCGTGGCTGTGCCGCCCAAGCACACGGCCGACGTCATCATGCCCCGGACGCTCCGGAGGTCCTCCCGGGCCATGGTCGAGACCACGGAGAGGGTGGTTGTCGTGGGGGCCTCCACCGGGGGGACCGAAGCCCTGCGCACGCTCCTCTGCGCCCTGCCTCCGGATGCTCCCGGCATGGTCATCGTGCAGCACATGCCCGAACACTTCACCTCCGCTTTTGCCCGGCGCCTGGACTCCCTGAGCGCCCTCTCGGTGAAGGAGGCGGCCGACGGAGATTCGGTCATCCGGGGGCGGGCCCTCATCGCCCCGGGAAACCGTCATATCCTGCTGAAAAGGAGCGGTTCCAGGCATTACGTCACCCTCAGGGGCGGCCCCCTGGTCTGCCGCCACCGTCCCTCCGTGGATGTGCTCTTCCGCTCGGCGGCCCTCTATGCCGGCGGAAACGCCGTGGGGGTCATCATGACCGGAATGGGCGACGACGGCGCCCGGGGAATGAAGGAACTGAGTGAGGCGGGGGCTTTCACCATAGCCCAGGACGAGGCCACGTCGGTGGTCTACGGCATGCCCCATGAAGCCATGAAAAGAGGGGGTGTGGATGCCGTCCTGCCCCTGGGAAGCATTGCGCAGGAGATCGTGCGTGCGTGTGCCGCAGAAGAACCGGAGGATGCGAGAGACCGGAGAAACCGTCACATCTCAAGGAGGAAAGCCGGTGAAGGAATGCAACGATGATGACCTTCGGCAGGACCCCGAGGGGCGGTTCTCACAGAGCAAGCGTGCCCTGGAGGAACTGAGCCTTCTCACCGAAAAGCTCGAGCGGCTGAACAGGAAACTGAAGGAGTCCGAGGAGATGAAGAGCACCTTCATCTCCAATATCAGAAATGAGATGGGCAGCCCCCTGTACTCCATCATGGGGCTGGCTCGACGCCTGGCCGCGCACAGTGACGACCCGGAGAAAGTTCAGCGGACGGCCGCACTCATTTATGAAGAGGCCTTTGATTTCCACTTCCAACTCCGCAACGTCTTTGCGGCGGCCGAACTGGAGGCCGGCGAGGTAAGGCGGGAGGTGGCCAAAGTGGATATCCGCGTCCTCCTGGATGACGTGCTCGCTTCGCTGGAGCACAAAGTGAGGGAGAAGAATCTCGATGTAGGCATAACCGGTCCCGTGAAGCCTGGCTCCGGAGAAGCCCTTTTCATGGGAGACGGCGGCAAGCTCGAGCTTGTCATGACGAATCTCCTCTCCAACGCCGTGAAGTTCAGCCTGCCGGGCGGCTCTATCGACGTAACCCTGGGCAACGAGGACGGCCTTCTCACCATCGAGGTGAAGGATGTGGGCGTGGGGGTAGACTCCACCTGCCGGGAGACCATTTTCGACAGGTTCTCCCGGCGGGATGCGAGCACGAAGCGTTCGTTCCGGGGGCAGGGCCTGGGGCTTTCCGTGACAAAAGCGCTGGTGGAGCTCATGGTCGGCTCCATCACGTACCGGAAAAATGCGCCCGAGGGCAGCGTTTTTGAGGTCAGGATTCCGGAGGCCTCGCGGTTGTCCACGGCGCGGATGGTGGCGATGGGAGGAAACATGTTCATATTCGACGACGACGCTATGGAGCAGGAGCTATGAAGGGACAGAATTCACCCGGTTTTCTCTCCGAACCCTGCGGGTTGGGAAAAGAGAAAACATTCTTTCTTCACGCCGGAATGCTTTATTGTTCGCTGGAACCCACAGTGGTGACGACCCTCCTGGGTTCGTGCGTGTCCATCTGCCTGTGGGACCCCTATCTGCGCCTGGGAGGAATAAACCACTTCCTGGTCCCTTATTGGAACGGGGAAGGCCTGGCCACGCCCCGCTACGGAGACGTGGCCGTAGAAAAGCTCATAGGGAAGATGCTCTCGCTGGGGTCAAAAAAGAGCTCCCTCGTGGCCAAGGTTTTCGGGGGCTCCTCGCTCATCATGCATAACACCCTTCTGACCAATGTCGGGGAGCGCAACATTTCCTTGGCACAAGAGATTCTGAACTCCGAAGGGATACACGTGGCCGGTGCCGATGTGGGGGGCATGGTAGGCAGAAAAATCCTCTTTTACACCTGCACGGGCACGGTCATGCTGAAAAAGCTCCGTCCCCTGTACCACGCGCATCCGCGTCATTGCGGCGACGTCCCGGAGGCGAGGTGAGGCAACCGGAGGGAGAGCGTTCTTCCGTGCGTCCGAGCCCGGCGGTCCGTGTGCTGGTGCGGGCGGCAAACGAAGGCGCCGTCCGTTCGGGGCACCGCGGCAATCAGGCTTTCGGCTTTTGCGGCAGTTGTGTAGAATTAAAGTCATGCTGGGCAGGCCGACAAAGAAGATACTGCTTGTGGGCAGCTCGCATACGAGGCTTTTCTTTCCTTTTGTAAGCCGTTTTCTCGAGGGGAGGGCCCGGGTTGCCAAGCTTCCCCACGACGCGGGACGCACGGACGAAATGCTGCTGAGTATTTCCGCGTGGCCGGTGGAGGGCCAGGACATTATCCACCTCTACGCCGGGCTCAGAGACCTTCTTCTTGATGTCGACGACGAGCCGTATGTCAAGCCGGAGCAATTCAGGGCAAACCTGAAGAGCATAATAAGAGATATCCGCCGCAGGACGGATTGCAAAATCATCCTGTCCAACCTGCCCCCCGTAACCGGGGAGGTCTTGGATGTGGACCCCGACTGCAACAACCGCATAGCGCTGTACAATTCCATCATCCGCGAGGTCGCCCTTTCCGAAGGCGTGGCTGTTCACGATTTCCATTCCTTTGCCCTGGGGTATGACGGAGGGGAAAAATACAGCGACGGAGTTCACTTCACGCAGGGTTTCTATCGTGCGTTCGGGCGGGAGCTCGCCCGGTATTTGATGCGGAGTTAGGGCTTTTTCGCCGGACGGGAAATGCCGAACTTGTTCGTCTTCTCGTAAAGCGTGGAACGTGATATGCCGAGCCGTTTAGCGGTCCTGGCCATGTTCCAGCCGTTTTCGCTCAGGGCCGCCGCTATGAGGTCCTTTTCGTGCTCGGAAAGGGTGGATACGGAGTCCGGCTTGCCCGGGGGCTCCGGCGCGCTTGCCCGGCGGATTTCGGGGGGCAGGTCGTCTAGGTCGATGATGTTGTTGCTGCAAAGGCTTGCGCCCCGTTCCAGAACGTTCTTCAGCTCCCTGATGTTCCCCGGCCATCTGTAGGAGGAAAGCAGGTCAAGGACCCGTTCAGAGCAGGCCACCTCGGGCCGGCCGATGCACTCCAGCATATGGCGGGCCAGGACTGGGATATCCTCTCTCCGCTCGCTCAAAGAGGGCAGGCGTATGACCATCGCGCTCAGCCGGTAATACAGGTCCTCCCTGAAACCGCCTTCTTCGATAAGGGATTTCAGGTCGCGGTTCGTAGCCGCCAGGAGGCGGAAAGTCACTTTTTTCGGAAGGTTGCCCCCCAGGCGATAGACCATCTTTTCCTCGAGCACCCGAAGGAGCTTTCCCTGGGCGTGAAGCGGCATGTCGCCGATTTCATCGAGGAACAGAGTACCCTTGTCCGCCAGCTCCACCTTTCCCATCTTGCCGTCCTTCTGCGCCCCGGTAAAGGCGCCGGGGGCGTATCCGAACAGCTCGGACTCGAACAAGTCCCGCGGGATGGACGCGCAGTTGATGCTGACAAAAGGGCCCCAGGAGCGGCTGCTCTCGCCGTGCAGGGAATGGGCGAAAAGCTCCTTGCCGGTCCCCGTATCCCCCAGCATGAGCACCGGCGAATCCGTCCGGGCGTACCGCGACAGAAGCTCCTTTGCCTCCAGGATGGCGGCGCTTCCGCCCTTGATATCGTCCAGCGAGTATTTGGAAGAGAAGGCGCTCTTCATCTTCTCCCGGTACGTCATTACCTTTTTCTCAAGGTGCGCTATGCGGTCCGAGAGGTCCTTGAGCTCGCCTATGTCGCCGAACAGGGACTGGGAGATGACGCCCAGGAGGTCGCCCTCTTTACTCTTGACGGGAATCCTGTTGACGACGAGAATCTTCTTGTCCTTGCCCTCTCCCACCGAGCACTTGAACCCGAGCTCCGGTTCTGCCGTCTCCAGGACCGAGCCTATGCGGGAGCCCGGGATGAAATCGTAAATGGGTTTGCCGATTACTTCTTCCCGCCTGACTCCCAGGTATTCGGCATAGGTAGGATTTATATAAAGGATGTTGCACTCGGTATCGCAGAAAATTATCCCGCTGGGCAGGCTGTCCAGGATGACTTCGGGAATATGTACGGAAGTCGAGCGGTGAGACACGGTGATTACCCTCCCTGAAATTATTTAAGCATATCTGTCCGGGTGAAATCCAGACATGTCCGGAATCAATACAGCTTTCGGGAAGGGATTGGGTAACTCTCACCCCCGGGCAGAAGCAAATGTTTCTTGTGTTATCAAGGTCTTTCTCGGAGCTGGATGGTTTTTCCGGTTGTTGGCATGCAACTTGCCTTATGGATGGTATTAAAATTCATGGGAGGTTGGTGCATGCGAA from the Nitrospirota bacterium genome contains:
- a CDS encoding chemotaxis protein CheW gives rise to the protein VPQTPEFMRGVINLRGGVVPVVDLRLKFGMPRTESTVNTCIIIVEVALEGERLMLGALADSVQEVMDLEEAQIEPPPRIGTSVRTDFIRGIGKRGEDFVMILDIDRVFSAEDIPDYAAGTQSQSEETTSSLPGE
- a CDS encoding PAS domain-containing protein; amino-acid sequence: MATRTALKDREKRGSAPRNGNGAKKHTGSRKGGAEAVLASIAEAMVVVDKDLVITYVNDAALKAMGYGRDEVVGKMTCAQFQKTLICGTENTSFPR
- a CDS encoding methyl-accepting chemotaxis protein, which codes for MFVVDRDLMITSINDAALKAMGYKRDEVVGRMTCADLSKTPLCGTEKCTLKNCMRTGQAIIGETDAETRDGHRFPIQAACSALMDEEGRPYGGMEVIIDVSEVKRLQKEAEEQRAYLQRQVEMLVRQADALSEGDLSINFVPERQDDIARIAESLNKVVAALNSLADVAAQVAEGDLRAEVKTLSEKDVLGKSLQIMVKQLRSVVGNVKGAAQNVASGSQQLSSSSQGLSQGATEQAAAAEEASSSMEEMAANIGQNADNAQETEKIALKAAEDAKDSGQAVTDAVHAMKQIAEKISIIEEIARQTNLLALNAAIEAARAGEHGKGFAVVAAEVRKLAERSQQAAAEISQLSGSSVSVAERAGQMLEKLVERRCRADKQGHPAAGPGDPAERQCRRGNRLHVGGAGRAGRKPPGRHFLLQGGYGRPRFPARSRGR
- a CDS encoding protein-glutamate O-methyltransferase — translated: MLSSALDDQGEKRSGASHPRPSHGEVRGEQPFLLHVRLRDREFRLLSSFITQETGIKMPPAKRTMLEARLQKRLKVHRMRSFGEYVDYVFSPEGTRDELVHMLDTVTTNKTDFFREPAHYRYLTERALPRLIREKELKRSLRVWSAGCSSGEEPYTLAIVLNEFKENNGGFDFSVLATDLSSRVLEKARRAVYEERKLEFVPEELKRKYFLRSKDRDRGLVRVIGELREKVLVRRLNFMAEDYELSEQMDVIFCRNVIIYFDRPQQEKLINRFCRHLQPGGYIFVGHSETLNGLPVPVEQEEPTVYRKRP
- a CDS encoding HAMP domain-containing sensor histidine kinase; amino-acid sequence: MKECNDDDLRQDPEGRFSQSKRALEELSLLTEKLERLNRKLKESEEMKSTFISNIRNEMGSPLYSIMGLARRLAAHSDDPEKVQRTAALIYEEAFDFHFQLRNVFAAAELEAGEVRREVAKVDIRVLLDDVLASLEHKVREKNLDVGITGPVKPGSGEALFMGDGGKLELVMTNLLSNAVKFSLPGGSIDVTLGNEDGLLTIEVKDVGVGVDSTCRETIFDRFSRRDASTKRSFRGQGLGLSVTKALVELMVGSITYRKNAPEGSVFEVRIPEASRLSTARMVAMGGNMFIFDDDAMEQEL
- a CDS encoding chemotaxis protein CheD, whose translation is MVTTLLGSCVSICLWDPYLRLGGINHFLVPYWNGEGLATPRYGDVAVEKLIGKMLSLGSKKSSLVAKVFGGSSLIMHNTLLTNVGERNISLAQEILNSEGIHVAGADVGGMVGRKILFYTCTGTVMLKKLRPLYHAHPRHCGDVPEAR
- a CDS encoding GDSL-type esterase/lipase family protein is translated as MLGRPTKKILLVGSSHTRLFFPFVSRFLEGRARVAKLPHDAGRTDEMLLSISAWPVEGQDIIHLYAGLRDLLLDVDDEPYVKPEQFRANLKSIIRDIRRRTDCKIILSNLPPVTGEVLDVDPDCNNRIALYNSIIREVALSEGVAVHDFHSFALGYDGGEKYSDGVHFTQGFYRAFGRELARYLMRS
- a CDS encoding sigma 54-interacting transcriptional regulator, with protein sequence MSHRSTSVHIPEVILDSLPSGIIFCDTECNILYINPTYAEYLGVRREEVIGKPIYDFIPGSRIGSVLETAEPELGFKCSVGEGKDKKILVVNRIPVKSKEGDLLGVISQSLFGDIGELKDLSDRIAHLEKKVMTYREKMKSAFSSKYSLDDIKGGSAAILEAKELLSRYARTDSPVLMLGDTGTGKELFAHSLHGESSRSWGPFVSINCASIPRDLFESELFGYAPGAFTGAQKDGKMGKVELADKGTLFLDEIGDMPLHAQGKLLRVLEEKMVYRLGGNLPKKVTFRLLAATNRDLKSLIEEGGFREDLYYRLSAMVIRLPSLSERREDIPVLARHMLECIGRPEVACSERVLDLLSSYRWPGNIRELKNVLERGASLCSNNIIDLDDLPPEIRRASAPEPPGKPDSVSTLSEHEKDLIAAALSENGWNMARTAKRLGISRSTLYEKTNKFGISRPAKKP